The Solanum pennellii chromosome 11, SPENNV200 sequence AATTAATTCAACTTAGAGATAAAATTAAGACCCCGATCCTCTCAATTATCGCCACTATTACTCCAAGTAAAATTACCTTGTAACTCATACGCTTTATCAACCCACTTCCTTCCACTGCCAACTCCATTATCTAGACATTTCATCCTCATGCGATCATTACTAAACCATTTTATTACATAGAGATTCCTCGAATATTAAACCACTTCAAACTCTATCAACCAATTGACTACTCTCCCACAAATTTCCATGTCAACACCGTGATCCTTGACCAATTTACTAAATCACCTACAAGACTATCACTAACCACTTTGACTTAACCACCACCCTAGACATGTTTAGAATGTAATAATCACCTTAACAAAATTCATCACACTTTGTGGATAACTCAGACCACCAAGAATCTCTAAAGTTTCGGTACAATTTTTAGTATGTAATTTTGGTTTATATATGAACCATCACCCCATCATTTAAATATAATGATACAACCCCTCAAGGACCAATATGTGACAAATATAACACAATCAATAAATTTGGTCTACTCACTGAACAAACATGTTATAATCATGTTACAAAAAACTAAACTCGATTCTTTCATGAAATCCACATATAAATTGTTAGTGTACTAGGTGTGATGCCCGTATGAACCGTTAGTATGTATCAGTGTGGTATCCGAGccaattatatatgaatattaatttatcgGGCGTGGTATATGTGTCAACCGTTAGTGTTCATTCGGTGTGATACCCAAGACAAACATGACATATCATGTTCCAATCATGGTACCCGAACCAACCATCAATCACACatcacaaacaaaataaatggCAAGCATATTTGTACATCTAAGTAAACACATTCATTGCATGTGATTGGCaacatataatatttcaaatcaaacactTATTTTTCGCTAATTATATATCATGCATGCAATACTAACGAAGCAGTTGACaagaatatacaaaataaatggGAAAACAAACAACCACAAATTATTCGAAATGATTCTTTCCCGAATATTTCCTGATCATAATGTGATTACCCATGATAGACTTTCTCAGGATAATGCCCACTAATCGTCATAATTCATAAGATCAACATGAATTAAGCAAATATATCCTCAATCTAAACCACAAGTAACAACATATTCAACCTTTCAAATGTCGTGCATGGAAGCTTATACATGTAATTTATGACGATTTACGAAATATGATATAGGTAAAGACAAGTCTAACTACTCAACTAAAAAAACTATTCTATATGGATGCCAAGCAACCATTGAAGACCTCAGAACACCTGGCTCTATAGGGGAGAATCCTAGCGAACGTAGACTAAAAATTTGTGAATTTTAACTATTCTTGCGCTGAAATCTCTCTCCTTTAGTCCATAGTTTTAGAGATTAGAGCTGCTTAAGGTTTTTCTAGAGTAACCCTCatctattattataataatgaaaagtgaaagaaaaataaaagaacttgCGTTTCTAGGGTATGATCTCGTCAGCCCCACTATAGAGGTCATACAGACGCTATAGAGGTGTCGCTATAACATGAGTCTTTCCGCTATGATGGGATGACATCAACCCGAATCgattcaaatttctaaatttcgTTGTGTACTCCAATTTTAAAATTGCAatgtatttcaataatttttgaaattccgTGAAAGGTGTCTTTTAAATAACGACATATAAGGTCATTACATGACATTCATAGGAATTACGTCTCATGTCTCGAAGCTTTCACCTtgcctcttttttttaaaaaaaaaaattaccttgaCTCATGTGACATAAAACGTCTCGACCCACGACCCACACccacattttttatatatataacataaatgATTAGCAactctttttattaaaaaatattttaaaaaatggtaaGAAAAGAACTCCAAAACTAGATTTGGCcccaaatattattaatttctttttctagtttttgGGTTGTAGAATTGTTTTTGccaaaaacttttattttcgaCTTCTGGTAAAAATTAAGTCAATTTTTTGACAAATCACCCCGTAGGGGAAAACGCCAAAAAGAAGTTTGTGTTGTCTTCACCAGAAGCTCCTGGAGTTTCCCTCAATTTTCCTTCTAATCATTTTCTCATGAAAACCCCATAACCAAGACACTGACTTTCTCTTTGTCTATCGCCTTTTACAGTATACAATACTccaaaacaacaaaatcttGATCCCCTAGACCCTTCTAGAATTGTCCTTTACCAATATCCTTTCTCTATATACATCCGTCTCTCACTTGCAGAGtttcaacaagaagaagaattgTCGATCATTTCATTTCACTTTCACTCACTAAACCAAATCAATTTTTCAGTTCAAAAATGGCTTCATCAGCAACCCACCAATTGAAAATCCCATTTTCCGGGCATAAGCTGGACAACAAAACCCCATTTTTGGGAGGGAGAATTAGTTTTGCATCACGGAAGAAATGTTACAGTGACAAGGCGGTGAGGCAAAGGTGCAGACCCATGAAAGTAGTGAACGAGAAGGTGGTGGGGATAGATTTGGGGACGACGAATTCAGCGGTGGCAGTAATGGAAGGTGGGAAACCGACAATCGTGACAAATGCGGAGGGGCAAAGAACGACGCCGTCTGTAGTGGCGTATACGAAGAATGGGGATAGATTAGTTGGGCAGATAGCCAAAAGGCAATCGGTGGTGAATCCGGAGAACACTTTCTTCTCAGTGAAGAGGTTTATAGGGAGGAAAATGGCGGAGGTTGATGAAGAGTCGAAACAAGTATCTTATAGAGTGATGAAGGATGAGAATGGGAATGTCAAACTTGAGTGTCCTGCTATTGGTAAACAGTTTGCTCCTGAGGAAATTTCTGCTCAGGTATGTATGGCTGTCCCATTTTAATGGTGAATTTGTCTCCTACTTATTAATTTCACTGCAATATTGAACTTGGAATTAATGGGGGTTTTCAACTTAGGAGGTGAAATTTAGGTTGAGGTCTTGCTTGATGTTCGACTGTTTTTAGTTACTCTGTTTTCTTGATTatcaagtttgaaattttgttaTAGTGTTTGTGTTTAAGATCACAATTCACAAGTcttccttattttttaaaattttgtgtaGTCAAAATGAAACAAACAAATTGGAACGGACGAGTGATATTTCTGTACTATTTATGAGAAATCATATCTTGGTTGTGCCACTGTGACTAACCATACAAATTATGTTGTTTTGAGTTACAACTGATAATGGTGCAGTCTTCCTGTGGACAACACTGATAGTATGAATGGGGAATCAGTGATGAGTTGAAGCTAGCTATTGTGGGTTTTATTATCTTTCAATCTCTTAGTAAAATTatctattaaattttgatttgtttaaCTGAACCATTAAAAGTTGGTATGATTATTAAGCAAGTATGGTTACTTATTTGAGATGGATGGAGTTATCAGACGTATTCGTGTTTACCTGTTTCAATAGTAATTGAAGCTTCACTGAGGCATATTTGAAAACTATGATGCTCCTTTTCTTGTTATTCAAAGGAATTGCTTAATTTCTGGTTCTCAGGTCTTGAGAAAGCTTGTTGATGATGCCTCGAAATTCTTGAATGATAAAGTTGCTAAAGCAGTGATTACAGTACCAGCATACTTTAATGACTCTCAGAGAACTGCAACAAAAGATGCAGGTCGCATTGCCGGATTAGATGTTCTCCGCATAATCAATGAGCCCACTGCTGCTTCATTGGCTTATGGATTTGAGAAGAAGAGTAATGAAACCATTCTAGTCTTTGACCTAGGAGGTGGTACTTTTGATGTATCAGGTATGTGAAGACTATTCGAGGCAAGATCTGCTTTCAGTCTCAATGCTGCCTCTGTGCTTCTTACTTATAGTTTAGTTGATTATTGTtattaacataaacataataataaaaaggatTACTGCTGCATCCTGATTATATGAATCTTGTTTTTCCAGAGTTTTCTTCCTTGGTACTGGGTTTTGGGTTGTATTATAGACTTGAGCATAATTCTATTACCTCTGTCGTCTATGCTGTGACAGCAGATACATTAATGTTTTTACTTGTGTATTTCAACATAGAACATCAACAATATGGATGGAAGAAAAAGCAGTGATATGAAGTCTCGTGGGTAGAATTCTAGCTTTAAATCTGCCTTTGCATCTACACTAACTCATATATCGACTTCTATGATGCAGTTCTTGAGGTTGGAGATGGAGTATTTGAGGTACTTTCTACCTCAGGGGACACACACTTGGGAGGTGATGATTTTGATAAGGTATTAAATCATCAGTACCTTCTCTTTGCTTGCATgcatcttgttttttttttctttcttgttttggGGCTTCTTCTGTACAATGCTTACACTTTTTTTCTATCAAACAGAGAATTGTGGACTGGCTTGCTGATACTTTTAGGAAAGAAGAAGGAATAGAGCTTCTTAAAGACAAACAAGCGCTTCAACGTCTTACTGAAGCTGCTGAAAAGGCAAAGATAGAATTGTCAACCTTGACTCAAACTAATATCAGGTATCTCAGTTACTATCTGGTTCTTTCTCCTTTGCTACCCCTTTCCTTCTGGAAAAAATGGAGGGTGAAACTGCTGCTTTTGCTATAACAAGCTTTAATTGAATGTACCTTTCCTTTTTGTGCAGTTTGCCATTCATCACTGCTACTGCAGATGGTCCGAAACATATTGACACAACATTTACAAGGGCCAAGTTTGAGGAGTTATGCTCAAACTTATTGGACAGGTACCAATTTTGTTCACAAAATTACCTGTCAATTAGTATGGGGGTGTCGATATGAAAATATTGGTTTCAGCTGTGCTATAGCTTAGATTTTGAGATGATCTTGCTTCTGTAAACCGATGTAATCATCTTGTTCCGAAGATTTTGCTGTTTGTCCTTCTGACTTGACGACTCCGATTGAATTTGTCTTCACAGGCTTAAGACACCAGTTGAAACTGCCTTGAAGGATGCCAGCCTTTCCTTCAAAGATATAGATGAAGTAGTTCTTGTTGGTGGATCAACACGAATACCAGCTGTTCAAAACCTTGTCCGCAAGATGACTGGTAAAGAGCCTAATGTTTCTGTCAATCCTGATGAAGTGGTTGCTCTTGGAGCTTCAGTTCAGGTTTGTGTCTTTCACCTCTCTATCTCTTCAAATCATCTTTTGTCTTAAGATTTCGTGCAGTAATTATACTGGTGCAATATTGTGATCCGATTACGTTATTCTCCTTTATATTCTCAGGCTGGTGTCTTGGCTGGCGATGTTAGTGACATCGTGTTATTAGATGTAACTCCATTGTCACTTGGTCTGGAAACTCTGGGTGGAGTTATGACCAAAATTATCCCAAGAAATACAACACTACCAACTTCAAAATCAGAAGTTTTTTCAACTGCAGCAGATGGGCAAACTAGTGTTGAGATTAATGTGCTGCAAGGTGAAAGAGAGTTTGTAAAAGATAACAAGTCTATTGGAAGGTTCCGCCTGGATGGAATCCCTCCAGCTCCCAGGGGTGTTCCCCAGATTGAAGTGAAGTTCGACATTGATGCCAATGGTATTCTCTCTGTCACGGCTACTGATAAGGGTACAGGAAAGAAGCAGGACATTACTATAACTGGTGCTAGCACTTTGCCCAAAGATGAGGTACACTCATTAGATCTGTTGTTTCCCTTGCTGAATAGAGGACGTTCTTTTAAGATCGGTGTTTTATCAACTTACATCCGCTGATATTCCTGGCGTCCTGATCAAGTATTGCACAATAGTTCAAGTGGATTCTTAAGTTGCATGTTACGGACTGTGTGAAATATTAATCCCGGatgtatttgtatttaatcCTATGACACATTCCTCACTGATGTTACTTTCAATGAAATGGGGTTTCAGGTTGATAGAATGGTCCAAGAAGCTGAGAAGTTTGCTAGAGAGGACAAGGAGAAGAGAGAAGCCATAGACGCAAAGAATCAAGCAGAATCTGTCGTATACCAAACCGAGAAGCAGCTTAAAGAGTTGGGAGATAAGGTGCCTGCTGACGTTAAAAACGAAGTGGAATCCAAACTGAAAGAGCTCAAGGATGCCATTTCCAGTGATTCTACTCAAACCATTAAGGACGCGATGGCTGCATTGAACCAAGAAGTAATGCAGCTGGGACAGTCTCTATACAGCCAGCCAGGTCCTGCTGGTTCTGGTCCTTCTCCTGGTGCTGGTACAACCGGATCATCTGGTTCCACCGGTAAAGATGATGGAGATGGAGAAGTTATCGATGCAGACTTCAGCGAAAGCAATTAAGAATCCATCAATGTATCAAATTTCTTTTAGCAAAAACAACACCAATGGTAAATATTTCGTGTAAATTTGAGAGGATTGTATATGTGTGGCTAGTTTACTGCAAGTGTAACGAAGTTGAAGAATAGCTTTTCCAAACCAATCTTGTCTACAGAAGTACAGTAATTGCGATATCAATTGCTCTGTAACTAAACTTATTTCAATAATTGAAGCTAGATTTTCCATTATTGATTCTGAAACAGTAAGATTTCATTCATCTGATCATAGCTCATtgtgtaaatatattataataagtaAGAAGAAGAGTGTGAACAGTTCTTCCCAAGTAGGGAACTGGTCACACATTCACAATCATCTTACACTTCAAACAGATATGAAGACATTAAAGCTTTTAAAACAGAGAGGTTAACAAAATTATAGTCATGAAAACCAACACTAATTCATCTAAATCGAAGCAATTTGATGCAAGCTCTTAGAATCTTATTCCCTTTCCCCTTGTGAACATTAAAATTCTCTGTTTTTTCATGAGGATTATCATTTTGATGATGAATTCTGCAATATCCTCCTCTACCTCCTGCAGATGAAGATGAAAACGAAGACGACACTGAAGATGATCTCTTCATGGGAGTACTACTTCTTTCTTTCTCCGTCAtggatttatatgatgaaacaGAGCGACTTCTTTCTAAGATAACTCCAAACATCTCTCCATCCCCTTCTTCCCCATTTATAATgttatcatgatttttgttGCTTTTTTCTTCA is a genomic window containing:
- the LOC107005034 gene encoding heat shock 70 kDa protein 7, chloroplastic-like, with protein sequence MASSATHQLKIPFSGHKLDNKTPFLGGRISFASRKKCYSDKAVRQRCRPMKVVNEKVVGIDLGTTNSAVAVMEGGKPTIVTNAEGQRTTPSVVAYTKNGDRLVGQIAKRQSVVNPENTFFSVKRFIGRKMAEVDEESKQVSYRVMKDENGNVKLECPAIGKQFAPEEISAQVLRKLVDDASKFLNDKVAKAVITVPAYFNDSQRTATKDAGRIAGLDVLRIINEPTAASLAYGFEKKSNETILVFDLGGGTFDVSVLEVGDGVFEVLSTSGDTHLGGDDFDKRIVDWLADTFRKEEGIELLKDKQALQRLTEAAEKAKIELSTLTQTNISLPFITATADGPKHIDTTFTRAKFEELCSNLLDRLKTPVETALKDASLSFKDIDEVVLVGGSTRIPAVQNLVRKMTGKEPNVSVNPDEVVALGASVQAGVLAGDVSDIVLLDVTPLSLGLETLGGVMTKIIPRNTTLPTSKSEVFSTAADGQTSVEINVLQGEREFVKDNKSIGRFRLDGIPPAPRGVPQIEVKFDIDANGILSVTATDKGTGKKQDITITGASTLPKDEVDRMVQEAEKFAREDKEKREAIDAKNQAESVVYQTEKQLKELGDKVPADVKNEVESKLKELKDAISSDSTQTIKDAMAALNQEVMQLGQSLYSQPGPAGSGPSPGAGTTGSSGSTGKDDGDGEVIDADFSESN